A genomic segment from Candidatus Poribacteria bacterium encodes:
- a CDS encoding T9SS type A sorting domain-containing protein, with product MKTTLFWILVALLAVFIILPNTFAQDYITLGLPEGAKARLGKGRINEIKYSPDGARLAVVSIIGIWIYDAQTGEELELITGHTSAVNGVAFSPDGTTIASASEDTTIRLWDANTGSHLRTLSGHTFGVNSVAFSPDSTTIASGSEDATVRLWDVNTGSEHRTLTGHTKQVNRVRNGVTSVAFSPDGTTIASGAADKTIRLWDANTGSHLRTLTEHRSGVNSVAFSPDGNTLASGSWDSTARLWDANTGNPLHTLTGHWAAVFSVAFSPDGNTLASGSYNDTIRLWDVDTGSHLRTLAEHTGWVIGVAFSPDGTTLATGSYDGTARLWNANTGNPLHMFTGYTSAVIGVAFSPDGSTVASGNEDRTVRLWDANTGNLLHTLTGHTDWVNSITFSPDGNTLATGSYDDTARLWDANTGNLLHTLTEHTDWIRDVAFSPDGNTLATASGDNTARLWDVNTGSPLRTITGHTHWLRSVAFSPDGNTLATGSYDNTARLWDVNTGSHLRTFTGHSNGVTRVAFTSDGNTLATGSYDDTARLWDVNTGDSLHRLTGHTDAIVSIALSPDGATLATASWDNTVGLWDVNTGSHLRTLTGHGDEVDGVAFSPDGNTIATGSKDGTILLWELNPSTPSDVTEPLSDATKSTRRREDVNGDDIVNIQDLVWVASNLGQSGSNPADVNRDGIVNIQDLVLVAGALGSSDSAPAMNPQVLQTFITADVEKWLQEARQLPLTDPAFQRGILILEQLLATSTPKQTALLPNYPNPLNPETWIPYQLAKPANVKISIYAADGKFVRRLALGTQGAGIYESRSRAAYWDGRNTVGEPVTSGLYFYTFTAGDFSETRRMVILK from the coding sequence GTGAAAACCACACTCTTTTGGATTTTAGTTGCACTTTTGGCAGTATTTATTATTCTGCCAAACACCTTTGCACAAGACTACATAACTTTGGGATTACCCGAAGGTGCTAAAGCACGTCTCGGCAAAGGTAGGATAAATGAAATAAAGTATTCCCCAGACGGCGCACGTCTGGCAGTAGTAAGTATTATCGGTATTTGGATCTACGACGCACAGACAGGCGAAGAACTTGAACTCATCACAGGGCATACGTCTGCGGTCAACGGCGTAGCGTTTAGTCCAGATGGTACAACCATCGCAAGCGCGAGTGAGGACACCACCATCCGCCTCTGGGATGCAAACACAGGCTCACATCTCCGCACGCTCAGCGGACATACGTTTGGGGTCAACAGCGTAGCATTTAGCCCGGATAGCACAACCATCGCAAGCGGGAGTGAGGATGCCACCGTCCGTCTCTGGGATGTCAACACGGGTAGCGAGCACCGCACGCTCACCGGACATACAAAGCAGGTCAACAGAGTTAGGAATGGGGTCACCAGCGTAGCGTTTAGCCCAGATGGGACGACGATCGCAAGCGGGGCTGCGGACAAAACCATCCGTCTCTGGGATGCAAACACAGGCTCACATCTCCGCACGCTCACCGAGCATAGGTCTGGAGTCAATAGCGTCGCGTTTAGTCCAGATGGAAACACCCTCGCAAGTGGGAGTTGGGACAGCACCGCCCGTCTCTGGGACGCAAACACGGGGAACCCGCTACACACGCTCACCGGACATTGGGCTGCGGTCTTCAGCGTCGCGTTTAGTCCAGATGGAAACACCCTCGCAAGTGGGAGTTATAACGACACCATCCGCCTCTGGGATGTCGACACAGGTTCACATCTCCGCACGCTCGCTGAGCATACGGGTTGGGTCATCGGCGTAGCGTTTAGTCCCGATGGCACAACGCTCGCAACTGGGAGTTATGACGGCACTGCCCGCCTCTGGAACGCAAACACGGGGAACCCGCTACACATGTTCACCGGGTATACGTCTGCGGTCATCGGCGTAGCGTTTAGTCCCGATGGTAGCACCGTCGCAAGTGGGAATGAGGACCGCACCGTCCGTCTCTGGGACGCAAACACGGGGAACCTTCTACACACGCTCACCGGGCATACGGATTGGGTCAACAGCATAACGTTTAGTCCCGATGGCAACACGCTCGCAACTGGGAGTTATGACGACACTGCCCGCCTCTGGGATGCAAACACAGGGAACCTTCTACACACGCTCACCGAGCATACGGATTGGATCAGAGACGTAGCCTTTAGTCCCGATGGCAACACGCTCGCAACCGCGAGTGGTGACAACACTGCCCGTCTCTGGGATGTTAACACGGGTAGTCCTCTCCGCACAATCACCGGGCATACGCATTGGCTCAGAAGCGTGGCGTTTAGTCCCGATGGCAACACGCTGGCAACCGGGAGTTATGACAACACTGCTCGTCTCTGGGATGTCAACACGGGTTCACATCTCCGCACGTTCACCGGGCATAGTAATGGGGTTACCAGGGTAGCGTTCACTTCGGATGGCAACACGCTGGCAACTGGGAGTTATGACGACACCGCCCGTCTCTGGGATGTCAATACAGGAGACTCGCTACACAGGCTCACCGGACATACGGATGCGATCGTCAGCATAGCGTTGAGTCCAGATGGTGCCACCCTCGCCACTGCGAGTTGGGACAACACCGTCGGTCTCTGGGATGTCAACACGGGCTCACATCTCCGCACGCTCACAGGGCATGGGGATGAGGTCGACGGTGTAGCGTTTAGCCCGGATGGCAATACCATCGCAACTGGGAGTAAGGATGGCACCATACTCTTATGGGAACTCAATCCTTCCACTCCATCAGATGTCACTGAACCTCTATCAGATGCCACTAAATCTACAAGACGCAGAGAGGATGTCAACGGGGATGATATTGTTAACATCCAAGACCTTGTATGGGTCGCATCAAATCTTGGGCAATCGGGAAGCAATCCAGCGGATGTTAACCGTGATGGGATTGTCAATATACAGGACCTCGTCCTCGTTGCAGGTGCCTTAGGTTCAAGTGATTCCGCGCCCGCTATGAATCCTCAAGTCCTTCAAACGTTCATTACTGCAGATGTAGAAAAATGGCTTCAGGAAGCCCGGCAATTGCCCCTAACAGACCCGGCTTTTCAACGCGGTATTCTCATTTTAGAACAACTCCTTGCAACATCAACACCGAAACAGACGGCTTTATTGCCGAACTACCCGAATCCGCTTAACCCAGAAACATGGATACCATATCAGTTGGCAAAACCCGCGAATGTCAAAATCTCTATCTATGCCGCAGATGGGAAGTTCGTCCGGAG
- a CDS encoding sigma-70 family RNA polymerase sigma factor, with the protein MERDDVQLIHSILSGNDEAFSALVHKYKKGVHALAWRKIGDFHHAEEITQDTFLQVYKKLPTLKNPNQFAGWLYVIANRLCLNWMRKKKPAMQSLEGTSAEDTERFSYTHYVSEQRETEASEHRSEIVKKLLTRLPESERTVMTLYYLGEMPAKEIGKFLGVSVKTVHSRLHRARKRLQTKEELLISEVLGGVQLPASLMENITRQVANIKPTPSPAGKPLLPWAAFGAATVLIILLLGASNQYLLRFQQPYSFEAQSEPTIEIVDAFIVVDIDAKPAVRNQVGRAATPGKSGSTGLQSTETTLASNTQNDLAKFSASQWTQTNGPYGGAVHNIFATSDRTLYAAAQSGIYKRAVGETVWTLTNSDISTNGSRMPMAAHDDTLYIVSTDKILASIDKGETWHVFCARPKGHAIGLIITDEVQEHNSHSHIVMYLALQDEGVFRSTDAGTQWDLLKDGLADESIHAVTAIRNIVFAGTSSGIYRLDSDIWQHLSASPSEPVYWMTGFENSLYVGTGSDLSRWEWIEPNQKFTANIIADINPKSLGGIFHSTDFGASWTEITHGNESDLMRPELGMSIPADTGKILLSQGIVTVDKNTFYRASSSGVHRTTDGGKSWHAFTSGIRETTIQYLVAVNNRLYGYTRGVLVQSIDGGETWETVQIDCDSQIRETMEQKFAYLNLASQLAIANDVLYGMAPEKDSMIDLQLSEITSIKDYLRIFQLSAEDNILVPVQGAPTFERESSFVELWTEDPSPNKPEKNDNLSDTTYLIDKFEGIGGFAVTGQTFYAEWKQKLFKWKYGDPEWTDTGLMDTTEPLNKALDTGFKLAASADTVYVGKRDGKLFQSLDGGKSWKNITPTLPFHFTRFKEIIFAGSTVYVATDAGVLSSQTGAHWSVLTDRTGKRMMIDNLAAEGTTVYGAGDAGVYRLDAHGKWDQISPNIPDKIVSLVVSNDRLYIATQQRGIFHIPLEA; encoded by the coding sequence ATGGAAAGAGATGACGTTCAACTGATTCACAGCATCTTGTCAGGCAACGATGAAGCATTCAGTGCCTTAGTCCATAAATACAAAAAGGGCGTGCATGCGCTTGCATGGCGGAAGATCGGTGATTTTCACCACGCCGAAGAAATTACGCAAGACACCTTCCTCCAAGTCTACAAAAAACTCCCGACACTCAAGAACCCCAACCAATTTGCCGGATGGCTTTATGTTATTGCGAATCGACTCTGCCTGAATTGGATGCGTAAGAAAAAACCTGCGATGCAATCTTTGGAGGGCACATCCGCGGAAGACACAGAAAGATTCTCCTATACCCATTATGTATCCGAGCAGCGTGAGACAGAAGCCTCCGAACATCGGAGCGAAATTGTCAAAAAACTTCTGACAAGACTCCCAGAGAGCGAACGGACGGTAATGACGCTCTACTATCTCGGCGAAATGCCAGCCAAGGAAATTGGTAAATTCTTAGGCGTGTCTGTGAAGACAGTGCATAGCAGGCTCCACCGGGCACGAAAGCGTTTACAGACGAAAGAGGAACTCTTGATTAGCGAAGTCCTTGGGGGTGTTCAATTACCCGCCAGTCTAATGGAGAACATCACAAGGCAAGTTGCCAATATAAAACCGACACCGTCTCCAGCTGGAAAACCGTTGCTACCATGGGCGGCTTTTGGTGCAGCTACGGTCTTGATTATACTGTTGCTGGGTGCGAGCAATCAATACCTCCTTCGGTTTCAGCAGCCCTATAGTTTTGAGGCGCAATCCGAACCCACAATTGAAATCGTTGACGCATTCATTGTGGTTGATATCGACGCAAAACCGGCTGTGCGAAATCAGGTTGGACGTGCCGCTACCCCCGGTAAAAGCGGCAGTACCGGTCTGCAAAGTACTGAAACAACTTTAGCATCTAATACACAGAACGATCTCGCTAAGTTCTCTGCTTCGCAGTGGACCCAAACAAATGGCCCCTACGGTGGTGCTGTGCATAATATTTTCGCTACATCCGACAGAACCCTCTACGCTGCTGCACAATCCGGCATCTATAAACGGGCAGTAGGTGAAACCGTATGGACACTTACCAATAGCGATATATCGACCAATGGATCTCGGATGCCGATGGCAGCACATGATGATACCCTCTATATCGTTTCTACTGATAAAATACTCGCTTCAATTGATAAGGGCGAGACATGGCATGTCTTCTGCGCCCGACCAAAAGGACACGCTATCGGACTTATCATCACCGATGAAGTACAAGAACATAATTCGCACTCACATATTGTAATGTATCTTGCCCTTCAAGATGAAGGTGTTTTTCGATCTACGGATGCTGGCACACAGTGGGATCTCTTGAAAGATGGGTTAGCAGATGAAAGTATCCACGCAGTCACTGCAATTAGAAACATAGTGTTCGCAGGTACAAGCAGCGGCATCTACCGTCTTGATTCAGATATTTGGCAACACTTGTCGGCAAGTCCGTCAGAACCTGTCTACTGGATGACTGGGTTTGAAAACAGCCTCTATGTTGGAACGGGTTCCGACCTTTCTCGCTGGGAATGGATTGAACCAAACCAAAAGTTTACAGCAAATATAATAGCTGATATCAATCCAAAAAGTTTAGGCGGAATTTTTCACTCGACTGACTTCGGAGCATCGTGGACTGAGATAACACACGGAAATGAATCGGACCTTATGAGACCAGAGCTTGGGATGAGTATTCCGGCGGATACCGGCAAAATACTTTTATCACAAGGGATTGTAACTGTGGACAAAAATACTTTTTATAGAGCCAGTTCATCCGGTGTTCATCGCACAACTGACGGTGGTAAATCATGGCACGCATTTACAAGCGGAATCAGGGAAACAACAATACAGTATCTGGTCGCAGTCAACAATAGACTTTATGGGTATACCCGTGGGGTTCTTGTCCAATCCATTGACGGTGGTGAAACGTGGGAAACTGTCCAGATTGACTGCGATAGCCAAATACGTGAAACAATGGAACAGAAATTTGCTTACCTTAACCTCGCTTCTCAGTTAGCAATTGCTAACGACGTTCTCTACGGAATGGCACCTGAAAAAGATAGCATGATCGATCTCCAACTATCTGAAATTACGTCTATAAAGGACTATTTGCGCATTTTCCAGTTATCTGCAGAGGACAATATACTTGTGCCAGTTCAGGGGGCACCCACTTTTGAACGAGAATCTTCGTTCGTTGAGTTGTGGACAGAGGACCCTTCGCCGAATAAACCTGAAAAAAATGATAACTTATCAGATACAACTTATCTTATTGATAAATTTGAGGGAATTGGTGGGTTTGCAGTCACTGGACAGACGTTCTATGCCGAGTGGAAGCAAAAACTTTTCAAGTGGAAATACGGCGATCCAGAATGGACAGACACTGGTTTAATGGATACCACTGAACCCCTTAACAAAGCACTTGATACAGGCTTCAAATTAGCCGCATCAGCAGATACCGTCTACGTTGGCAAACGGGACGGCAAACTCTTTCAGTCACTTGATGGTGGAAAGAGTTGGAAAAATATTACACCCACCCTCCCGTTTCATTTTACCCGTTTCAAAGAGATAATCTTTGCCGGTTCAACGGTTTACGTCGCAACTGATGCGGGGGTCTTGAGTTCACAAACCGGCGCGCACTGGAGTGTGCTAACTGATAGAACAGGTAAACGGATGATGATAGACAACCTTGCAGCAGAAGGGACCACAGTTTATGGTGCCGGTGATGCAGGTGTCTATCGCTTGGATGCTCATGGCAAGTGGGATCAGATTTCTCCCAACATTCCAGATAAAATTGTCTCACTGGTCGTCAGTAATGATAGACTTTACATTGCTACACAACAACGCGGGATATTTCATATTCCGCTTGAAGCGTAG
- a CDS encoding DUF1080 domain-containing protein, with the protein MKLLLTGCVIFLLTFSAWAGTFLETFDAADLEEWQELIMLDAEPGSWEILDGELQAVSHGGLTRLLITGDKTWKDYTITVDIKPLKKHGPGNIAIAARVMENWAVWCVIGNLPILEPDSRAICHYGNFHDDDNLRLLKSKLSPFLKLNKWSTMKLRISENILTLWVNDKQILGVMEIPEPIVIPGRLEEFPEFLTGGTGFGLTNYTARFDNITVTGDTIPNRDGFAVTSQGKLATTWGQLKRF; encoded by the coding sequence ATGAAATTATTACTCACCGGCTGTGTTATTTTTCTCTTAACTTTCTCCGCATGGGCTGGCACATTTCTTGAAACCTTTGATGCGGCTGACTTGGAGGAGTGGCAAGAACTGATCATGCTTGATGCCGAACCCGGTTCGTGGGAAATCCTTGACGGTGAACTTCAGGCAGTAAGTCATGGAGGACTCACCCGCTTGCTCATAACAGGGGATAAAACGTGGAAAGATTACACGATTACAGTCGATATAAAGCCTCTGAAAAAACACGGTCCGGGAAATATCGCGATTGCAGCGCGGGTTATGGAAAACTGGGCAGTGTGGTGTGTGATTGGGAACCTGCCTATCCTTGAACCTGATTCAAGAGCCATCTGTCACTATGGCAATTTTCACGACGACGATAATCTTCGGCTTCTTAAAAGCAAACTCAGTCCATTTTTGAAATTGAATAAATGGTCTACTATGAAATTGCGTATTTCTGAAAATATTCTCACCCTCTGGGTTAACGACAAGCAAATTCTGGGGGTCATGGAAATTCCAGAGCCTATAGTAATTCCTGGACGCTTAGAAGAATTTCCTGAATTTCTAACAGGTGGCACCGGTTTCGGTCTCACAAATTATACGGCACGCTTTGATAATATTACTGTCACCGGCGATACAATTCCAAACAGGGATGGGTTCGCCGTAACGTCCCAAGGAAAACTCGCAACAACATGGGGACAGTTGAAGCGGTTCTAA
- a CDS encoding DUF1080 domain-containing protein, whose protein sequence is MKLIVVGLSVFLLTFSVWAGKFLEKFDDRDLEEWRELIWLDSDIGQTSWEVVEGTLEGATRSALIRLLTMGDERWSNYDFEFDVKPLEKHHEGNITIAARVKGNRTVVCIIGDSPRFEKAGEAFAAVPEPMATCMGGNFHIATGMRIFAQEPSPLLKFNKWSNLKVGVHGDTLTFWINGKAVLGPVVMEPKEGTPPLLTGKIGVGLASYTARFDNLAITGNSVRNNGGFSVSSRAKLATTWASLKRF, encoded by the coding sequence ATGAAATTGATAGTTGTTGGACTGAGTGTTTTTCTCCTTACTTTCTCTGTATGGGCAGGTAAATTTTTGGAGAAATTTGATGACAGAGATTTAGAGGAATGGCGAGAATTAATCTGGCTTGACTCGGATATCGGACAAACTTCTTGGGAAGTCGTTGAGGGTACGCTTGAAGGTGCCACGCGCTCGGCACTAATCCGTTTACTCACGATGGGGGACGAGAGATGGAGCAATTATGATTTCGAATTTGATGTCAAGCCTCTGGAAAAACACCATGAGGGTAATATTACGATTGCAGCACGGGTTAAGGGAAACCGAACGGTCGTCTGTATAATTGGAGACAGTCCGAGGTTCGAGAAAGCGGGAGAAGCATTCGCGGCTGTGCCTGAACCCATGGCGACATGTATGGGTGGGAATTTTCACATCGCTACAGGAATGCGGATTTTCGCACAAGAACCGAGTCCGCTCTTGAAATTCAATAAGTGGTCGAATCTAAAGGTGGGCGTCCACGGTGATACCCTAACTTTCTGGATTAACGGAAAGGCGGTTTTGGGGCCGGTAGTTATGGAGCCGAAAGAAGGCACACCACCTCTTCTTACAGGTAAAATCGGCGTAGGTCTCGCAAGTTATACAGCGAGATTCGACAACCTTGCTATCACCGGTAATAGTGTCAGAAATAACGGAGGATTCTCCGTATCATCGAGGGCAAAACTCGCAACGACATGGGCAAGCCTTAAGCGGTTCTAA
- a CDS encoding ABC transporter permease, whose amino-acid sequence MLMTLIQKEMMHHILSARFVALLLMCVLLIPLNLHINYHHYLKRQIDYQEQEILKDEDALEDENDKESAGPKHSFSFTAKGSTDPNFEVSKLILKPTPLSVFATGLESALPSYLGMTRNGITRGEASLSTAPIAFLLGHLDFVFVVSTVFSLLALLFTFDAVAGEREAGTLRITLANALPRDIFLWSKLIGGYFVFILPFLISVIIGLLVLVLQGFPLSESDTFLRILCLIFVSLLYIAVFFAVGAVISIYFDSAKTALIVAFTVWVFVVLILPRVGFLAAQIVAPTSTAESVYREKTARRAELRAGLESERGKMMSEVLSEMMKSNPPQAQGGTAVFTMGPEHYEKMNEKMAPLEEAARVKYRDLAAQLDRRYQRERKHQDTIGINFSRITPTASFIFLATDATQTGQAKKNTYFQTGTRYYETLDTEIFSKMSEDPGDFSHRGEIPPPMPPPPLAELTLGETLQHAALDLLLLCFFAIVLTTVAFLKFFRMDI is encoded by the coding sequence ATGTTAATGACCTTAATTCAGAAAGAGATGATGCATCACATCCTGAGTGCGCGGTTTGTCGCGCTGCTGCTGATGTGTGTCCTGCTCATCCCGCTTAACTTGCATATCAATTACCATCATTATCTCAAACGCCAAATCGACTATCAAGAACAAGAAATTCTCAAGGACGAAGACGCTCTTGAAGACGAAAATGATAAGGAATCGGCAGGTCCGAAACACAGCTTTAGTTTTACTGCAAAAGGGTCAACGGATCCGAATTTTGAAGTTTCTAAGCTGATTCTTAAACCGACACCTTTAAGTGTGTTTGCGACGGGTTTGGAATCCGCGCTCCCGAGTTATCTCGGTATGACACGCAACGGAATAACGCGGGGCGAAGCGTCACTGTCCACCGCGCCAATAGCCTTTCTTTTGGGGCATCTCGACTTCGTGTTTGTCGTCAGCACCGTCTTTAGTCTACTGGCATTATTGTTTACGTTTGATGCCGTTGCGGGCGAAAGAGAAGCCGGAACACTTCGGATAACCCTCGCCAATGCGCTGCCTCGCGATATCTTTTTGTGGAGCAAACTCATCGGTGGATATTTCGTCTTCATCCTTCCGTTCTTAATCTCGGTAATCATCGGTTTACTCGTGCTCGTTTTGCAAGGCTTTCCACTATCTGAATCGGACACCTTTCTGCGAATCCTGTGTCTTATCTTTGTCTCGCTGCTCTACATTGCGGTCTTTTTTGCAGTAGGGGCGGTGATCTCAATCTATTTCGACAGTGCCAAGACAGCACTTATCGTTGCATTTACCGTCTGGGTGTTCGTTGTCCTCATCTTACCGCGGGTTGGGTTTCTGGCGGCACAAATCGTCGCACCGACTTCAACAGCGGAGAGCGTCTACAGGGAAAAAACAGCGAGGCGAGCAGAATTGCGGGCCGGCCTTGAATCGGAAAGAGGGAAAATGATGAGTGAAGTGTTGTCGGAAATGATGAAATCTAACCCCCCGCAGGCGCAGGGAGGGACTGCCGTCTTTACAATGGGGCCGGAACACTACGAGAAAATGAATGAGAAGATGGCACCTCTTGAAGAGGCGGCTCGGGTAAAATACCGGGACCTCGCGGCGCAACTCGATAGACGTTATCAGCGAGAGAGAAAACACCAAGACACAATCGGTATAAATTTTTCCCGAATCACACCGACAGCATCTTTCATTTTTCTCGCAACGGATGCCACACAAACTGGTCAAGCGAAAAAAAATACCTACTTCCAAACAGGAACTCGCTACTACGAGACACTTGATACGGAAATATTCAGCAAGATGTCAGAAGACCCAGGGGATTTTAGCCACAGAGGAGAAATTCCGCCTCCGATGCCGCCACCGCCGCTCGCGGAGTTGACCTTAGGAGAAACCCTCCAGCACGCTGCCCTGGATCTACTGCTGCTCTGTTTCTTCGCAATCGTGCTAACAACTGTGGCGTTTCTGAAATTCTTCCGTATGGATATTTAA